A genomic segment from Pistricoccus aurantiacus encodes:
- a CDS encoding homoserine kinase — protein sequence MAVFTPLDDSQVADFLTRFDAGRLTRLEGVPSGTENTTYFVTTDRHELVLTLFEQGEHEELPFFVALLDYLAEYKLPVPGPLHDREGIALQSLADKPALLFPRLPGKHPRAPSLGQCRALGDALGRMHRVSRRFEGSRPNPRDLHWLSAMHHRVLVYLSADDQTLMKNEIDDYQSYFAEAEPLPQGALHGDLFRDNTLFEGDRLGGIIDFYNGCTGDLLFDLAIVINDWASDSEGRLEPARYAAILEAYQARRKLTAAERDAWPMMLRMTALRYWLSRLLVVYVDPPAHDLSPHDPALFRRILGQRLAHGALPLPEETGS from the coding sequence ATGGCCGTATTCACCCCGCTTGACGACTCCCAGGTCGCCGATTTCCTGACGCGCTTCGATGCCGGGCGATTGACCCGGCTTGAAGGCGTCCCCAGTGGTACCGAGAACACCACCTACTTCGTCACCACGGACCGGCACGAACTGGTGCTGACCCTGTTCGAGCAGGGGGAGCACGAGGAGCTACCGTTCTTCGTCGCGCTGCTCGACTACCTGGCGGAATACAAACTCCCGGTGCCCGGACCGCTGCACGACCGCGAAGGTATTGCCCTGCAGAGTCTGGCGGACAAGCCCGCCCTGCTCTTTCCACGCCTGCCCGGCAAGCACCCCAGGGCGCCGAGTCTCGGACAGTGTCGCGCTCTGGGAGACGCCTTGGGACGCATGCACCGGGTTTCCCGACGTTTCGAAGGCAGCCGCCCCAACCCCCGGGATCTCCACTGGCTGAGCGCCATGCACCATCGGGTGCTGGTCTATCTGTCCGCGGACGACCAGACGCTGATGAAGAACGAGATCGACGACTACCAGAGCTATTTCGCCGAGGCCGAACCGCTTCCCCAAGGCGCCCTGCACGGGGATCTGTTTCGCGACAACACCTTGTTCGAGGGTGACCGTCTGGGAGGCATCATCGACTTCTACAACGGCTGCACCGGAGATCTGCTCTTCGATCTGGCCATCGTGATCAACGACTGGGCCAGCGACAGCGAGGGTCGACTGGAACCGGCGCGCTACGCGGCCATCCTCGAGGCTTACCAGGCGCGCCGCAAGCTGACGGCGGCAGAGCGGGATGCCTGGCCGATGATGCTGCGCATGACCGCCCTGCGCTACTGGCTGTCCCGACTGCTGGTGGTCTACGTGGATCCGCCCGCCCACGATCTCTCTCCCCACGATCCGGCCCTGTTCCGACGCATTCTGGGGCAGCGTCTCGCCCATGGTGCCCTCCCACTGCCCGAGGAGACAGGCTCATGA
- a CDS encoding DUF2782 domain-containing protein, producing MSVVKPLAALGLSLALLGSVGSVSAQESSQVEPDVTIRQEQDRTIREYRVNGQLYAIRIEPSIGPAYYLLDDDGDGNFERQEGDRVAVPSWVLIEW from the coding sequence ATGTCAGTCGTCAAACCTCTCGCCGCCTTGGGACTGAGCCTGGCCCTGCTGGGAAGCGTCGGCTCTGTGAGTGCCCAGGAGTCTTCCCAGGTGGAGCCGGATGTCACCATCCGCCAGGAGCAGGACCGCACCATCCGTGAATACCGGGTCAACGGACAGCTCTACGCCATCAGAATCGAGCCCAGTATCGGCCCGGCCTATTACCTGCTCGACGATGACGGCGACGGCAACTTCGAGCGCCAGGAAGGCGACCGCGTCGCCGTGCCCAGCTGGGTGCTGATCGAATGGTAG